Proteins encoded in a region of the Vicia villosa cultivar HV-30 ecotype Madison, WI linkage group LG5, Vvil1.0, whole genome shotgun sequence genome:
- the LOC131604800 gene encoding uncharacterized protein LOC131604800 yields the protein MAPPKPPNPSSKEILEEAINISTQHLNNAMAETQEQMDVRFAQISETIAQQVGELHSRFDNEKEVEDSRFESLMAALKSISIHPSQLAAAVSAQTATSSGKEPLSSSISFGSPPFTHVFTSAHTPTRSSTTPIPVTTQPAVYTPTILTTNPPSHSAVPHTTPIPMHLTAPPQNPPFPPYTPLLHTQPVFTAHTTPYPFPPQTPFHLPHHNIPPLPPMRSPKLELPLFDGSNPLEWLFQAEQFFGFYNLPPENRLSLTSFYMKGDALGWFKWMFQNRLLTDWNSFTRALELRFGPSSFENHQAELFKLKQNGSVMEYQTKFEQLGNKVVGLPAEAILNCFISGLQQDIQNELAIHKPTSISHAIGLAKLIEAKLKDSKNRFPKQFSTTYQKPTFTSSNPQPSKTTNNAQPATIFPQKPPLPHQPKVPIRKLTQAQLQERRAQGLCFNCDEKFFTGHKCSTSRFFILVADDDMNSDLPNVEEQPEVNIEPDFVDTYFQLSPQAVTGQFSPQTLKFKGSIAGLSVMVLVDTGSTHNIMQPRIAHHLNLTTTPINQFSVMVGNGSHLQCEGICDNVEIMLQNKPFNLPFYLLPIEGADVVLGMAWLRTLGPIQADFSIPSLTFQHLTKPITLTGDPTPFPTHTSFHQLKQLIHTDAVASFHLLLMEPTNPLIPTPNPPPPNSVTLPSQITQLLTKFQSIFQQPKGLPPPRTHDHHINLLPNTPPINVKPYRYPHSKKDAMTLLIKQMLEDGTIISSTSPFSSPVLLVKKKDGTWRFCVDYRALNAVTIKDKFPIPTIDELLDELGSATIFTKIDLCSGYHQIRVASRDTHKTAFRTFDGHYEFLVMPFGLTNAPSTFQSAMNDLLRPFLRRFVLVFFDDILIYSSNFTQHVEHLQVAFKLLKDHSYFVKLSKCVFAAKQIDFLGHVISASGVAPDTEKVKAILDWPTPRSLSTLRGFLGLTGFYRRFVKDYATLAAPLTDLLRSTKFTWSTEADAAFTNLKRKMTDMPVLALPNFTKHFSIDTDASGVAIGAVLSQEVQCLVNKYTSWSKSYACFCKLDLCMAMCGNVLVLWNLCCSKNVHACP from the exons ATGGCTCCTCCAAAACCTCCAAATCCTTCTTCAAAGGAAATTTTGGAAGAAGCTATCAACATCTCAACTCAACATCTCAACAATGCAATGGCTGAAACTCAAGAACAAATGGATGTTAGGTTTGCACAAATTTCAGAAACTATAGCACAACAAGTGGGTGAACTACATTCAAGGTTTGATAATGAAAAAGAGGTGGAAGATTCTAGGTTTGAATCTCTCATGGCTGCTCTTAAAAGCATTTCAATACACCCTTCTCAACTTGCTGCTGCTGTTTCTGCACAAACAGCAACCTCCTCCGGTAAGGAACCACTATCATCTAGTATTTCTTTTGGATCTCCACCATTTACTCATGTTTTTACATCAGCTCACACACCAACTCGATCCTCTACCACACCCATACCTGTCACCACTCAGCCTGCTGTCTACACCCCCACCATCCTCACCACAAATCCACCGTCACACTCAGCTGTTCCCCACACCACTCCCATACCGATGCATCTTACAGCACCGCCCCAAAATCCCCCTTTCCCTCCTTATACCCCATTATTACACACTCAGCCAGTTTTTACTGCACATACAACACCCTATCCCTTTCCACCTCAAACTCCTTTCCATTTACCCCACCATAATATCCCACCCTTACCCCCTATGAGATCCCCAAAACTGGAATTACCACTTTTTGATGGCTCAAACCCCTTGGAATGGTTATTTCAAGCTGAgcaattttttggattttataaCCTTCCACCGGAAAATCGTTTATCACTCACTTCATTCTATATGAAAGGAGATGCTTTAGGATGGTTTAAATGGATGTTTCAAAATCGATTGTTGACGGATTGGAATTCTTTTACTAGGGCTTTAGAATTAAGATTTGGTCCTTCTTCATTTGAAAACCATCAAGctgaattatttaaattaaagcaAAATGGTTCTGTTATGGAATATCAAACCAAGTTTGAGCAGCTTGGTAATAAGGTTGTGGGGCTGCCAGCAGAGGCCATTTTAAACTGTTTTATTTCTGGGCTACAGCAGGATATTCAAAATGAGTTAGCTATACATAAACCTACATCAATTTCACATGCTATTGGCTTGGCTAAGCTGATCGAAGCTAAGCTTAAGGACTCCAAAAACAGATTCCCCAAACAGTTTTCTACAACCTATCAAAAACCCACCTTCACTAGTTCAAATCCTCAACCCAGCAAAACCACAAACAATGCCCAACCAGCCACCATTTTTCCTCAAAAACCACCCTTGCCCCATCAACCCAAAGTCCCTATCCGAAAATTAACCCAAGCCCAACTTCAGGAGCGACGCGCTCAAGGCCTATGTTTTAATTGCGATGAAAAATTTTTTACAGGCCACAAATGCTCAACAAGCAGATTTTTCATTCTAGTGGCAGATGATGACATGAATTCAGATTTACCAAATGTGGAAGAACAACCAGAAGTTAATATTGAACCAGATTTTGTGGATACCTACTTTCAACTCTCGCCTCAAGCGGTCACAGGGCAATTTTCACCACAGACCCTCAAATTCAAAGGGTCCATCGCGGGTCTTTCTGTTATGGTTTTGGTGGATACAGGCAGTACCCATAATATTATGCAGCCCCGCATTGCTCatcacttgaatcttaccactacTCCTATCAATCAATTTTCAGTAATGGTGGGAAATGGCTCTCACTTACAATGTGAaggaatatgtgataatgtggAAATCATGCTTcaaaacaaaccttttaatttacCATTTTACTTATTGCCTATTGAAGGGGCAGATGTTGTGCTAGGCATGGCTTGGCTCAGGACTTTAGGACCTATTCAAGCTGATTtttctatcccatcccttacttTTCAACACCTTACAAAACCCATTACACTGACCGGCGACCCAACACCCTTTCCAACCCACACCTCTTTTCATCAACTCAAACAGCTTATCCACACAGATGCAGTTGCATCCTTTCACTTGCTACTTATGGAACCAACAAACCCTCTAATTCCAACACCTAACCCACCTCCCCCAAACTCTGTTACGCTTCCGTCCCAAATTACCCAACTTCTAACCAAATTTCAGTCAATCTTCCAACAACCCAAAGGCCTTCCCCCACCAAGAACCCATGATCACCACATTAACCTATTGCCCAATACCCCCCCTATCAATGTAAAACCATACCGCTACCCCCACTCAAAGAAAGATGCCATGACACTTTTAATTAAACAAATGCTTGAAGATGGAACTATCATTTCTAGTACCAGCCCGTTTTCATCCCCCGTTTTACTAGTCAAAAAAAAGGATGGCACTTGGCGTTTTTGCGTTGATTATCGCGCATTAAATGCTGTAACTATTAAAGATAAATTCCCAATCCCAACTATTGATGAACTCTTAGATGAGTTAGGATCAGCTACTATTTTTACAAAGATAGATTTGTGTTCAGGATACCATCAGATCAGGGTTGCATCAAGGGATACACATAAAACAGCTTTTCGAACTTTTGATGGGCATTATGAATTCCTAGTTATGCCCTTTGGGTTAACTAATGCTCCTTCTACATTCCAATCAGCTATGAATGATCTATTAAGGCCTTTCCTACGGCGTTTCGTCTTAGTTTTCTTTGATGACATTTTAATTTATAGTTCCAATTTCACTCAACATGTTGAACATTTGCAGGTTGCTTTTAAGTTACTAAAGGATCACTCCTATTTTGTGAAGTTATCTAAGTGTGTGTTTGCAGCTAAGCAGATTGATTTCCTAGGGCATGTCATTTCAGCGAGTGGTGTTGCACCCGATACAGAAAAAGTAAAAGCTATTCTAGACTGGCCAACGCCACGTTCACTCTCGACACTCCGTGGTTTTCTAGGGCTCACCGGATTCTATCGTCGATTCGTTAAAGATTACGCCACACTCGCCGCTCCTCTCACCGATTTGTTGCGTTCCACTAAGTTTACATGGAGTACAGAGGCCGATGCGGCCTTTACAAATCTGAAAAGGAAAATGACCGACATGCCGGTCTTAGCTCTACCTAACTTTACAAAGCATTTCAGCATAGATACAGATGCTTCAGGAGTTGCAATTGGCGCCGTGCTGTCTCAGGAAG TGCAATGCTTAGTGAACAAGTATACCTCATGGAGTAAGTCTTATGCATGCTTTTGTAAGCTGGATCTTTGCATGGCTATGTGTGGCAATGTGTTGGTGTTGTGGAATTTATGCTGCAGCAAGAATGTACATGCATGCCCATGA
- the LOC131604801 gene encoding uncharacterized protein LOC131604801, which yields MKVLASAHVTQDITVPQFEGVVTNIAAGNCLGFSDDELPPEGRAHNKALHISVKCLDAVLSRVLIDTGSSLNVMPKTTLFKLSMDGIMMRPCTMSVRAFDGSRRSVEGEIDLPVLIGPHMFYIAFYVMDISPSYTCLLGRPWIHATRSTPLLLREYVDIFAWSYEDMPGLDTDIVMHRLPLKPECPPVKQKPRRTRPDMALKIKEEVEKQLKAGFLSVCEYPPWIANIVPVPKKDGKVRMCVDYRDLNRASPKDDFPLPHIDVLVDNTAQYSVFSFMDGFSGYNQIKMAPEDMTKTTFTTPWGTYCYKVMPFGLKNAGATYQRAMVTLFHDMIHKEIEVYVDDMIAKSQTEEEHLIYLEKLFARLRKFKLRLNPNKCTFGVRSGKLLGFIVSQQGIEVDPDKVRAIQNMPAPKNEKEVRGFLGRLNYIARFISHLTDTCEPIFKLLRKNQDISWDDHCQEAFEKIKQYLQEPPILMPPVPGRPLLMYLTVLEGSMGCVLGQHDESGRKECAIYYLSKKFTDCESRYSLLEKTCCALVWAARRLRQYMLTHTTLLISKMDPIKYIFEKPALTGRLARWQMLLSEYDIQYVTRKAIKGSVLADHLAHQPLEEYQSMKFDFPDEDIMRLDDNEGPEPGERWTLTFDARVCFDCTNNVAEYEACIMGLEAAIDMRIKILEVYGDSALVIHQVRGDWETRHPNLVPYRDYILELLPAFEEITFNHIPREENQLADALATLAAMFRVSSPKEVPDITILRYKEPAHVFPAHCLTTEDVYDEKPWYYDIKRYVEKQEYPEDATIGDKRTLRRLASKFFLSGDVLYKRNYDSVLLRCVDRHEAELIMREIHEGSFGTHSNGHSMAKKILRAGYYWMTIESDCSWPFAMWGIDMIGRIEPQASNGHRFILVAIDYFTKWVEAASYKNVTKQVVTRFIKKEIMCRYGVPNKIITDNGSNLNNKMMAELCEEFKIEHHNSSPYRPKMNGAVEAANKNIKKILVYGMEAVLPVEVEIPSLRVLMDAKLDETEWVQTRLDHLNLIEEKRLSAICHGQLYQKRIKKAYDKKIRPREFHTGDLVVRKILPIHTDPRGKWTPNYEGPYIVKKSFSGGALILTKMDGEDVPLPVNSDSVKK from the exons atgaaagttctggcttccgctcacgtaactcaagacattaccgtgcctcagtttgaaggggttgtgaccaacattgctgctggtaattgtttgggtttttctgatgatgagcttccacctgagggtagagcacacaacaaagcgttgcatatctccgtcaagtgtctggatgctgtgttgtctcgagttctgattgatactggttcttctcttaatgtgatgcccaagactactttgtttaagctgagtatggatgggattatgatgagaccatgcaccatgagtgtcagagcgtttgatggctccagaaggtccgtagaaggggaaattgatctgcctgttttgattggccctcacatgttctatattgccttctatgtcatggatataagtccttcatacacttgcctcttgggtcgtccttggatccatgc aactcggagcacccctctc ttgcttcgagagtatgttgacatcttcgcctggtcatacgaagacatgcctggtttagacacggacatagtcatgcacaggttaccgctcaaaccagaatgtccgcctgtaaagcaaaaaccacgaagaactcgacctgatatggctttgaaaatcaaggaagaagttgaaaaacagttgaaggctggtttcttatctgtgtgtgagtatcctccttggattgcaaacatagtacccgttcctaagaaggacggaaaggtacgcatgtgtgttgactaccgagatttgaatagggcaagtccgaaggatgatttccctctgcctcatattgatgtgctagtcgacaacactgctcagtattcggtgttctccttcatggatggtttttctggctataatcaaataaaaatggctcctgaagatatgaccaagactacttttaccactccgtggggtacgtattgttataaggtgatgccttttggtcttaagaatgctggtgcaacatatcaacgagctatggtgacccttttccatgatatgatccataaggagattgaggtgtatgtcgacgatatgattgcaaaatcccaaactgaggaggaacatttgatatatcttgagaaactgtttgctcgtttgcgtaaattcaagttgaggcttaatccaaacaagtgcactttcggagtgcgatctgggaaattacttggattcattgtgagccagcaagggattgaggtcgaccctgacaaagtaagagcaatacagaatatgccagcaccaaagaatgaaaaagaagttcgagggttccttggaagattgaattacatagccaggttcatttctcatctcactgatacttgtgaacccatcttcaaactgctgcgcaagaATCAGGATATcagttgggatgatcattgtcaagaagcttttgagaagattaaacagtatctccaagagccgccaattctcatgcctccggttcctgggaggcctcttcttatgtacttaactgtgcttgaaggatctatggggtgtgtgctgggccaacatgacgagtctggtcgaaaagagtgcgccatttattacctgagcaaaaagtttaccgattgtgaatcccgctactcactactcgagaaaacttgctgtgctttggtatgggctgctcgccgactgaggcagtatatgttgactcacaccactctattgatctccaaaatggacccgataaagtacatctttgaaaagccggCTCTTACAGggagactagcccgatggcaaatgcttttatcagaatacgacatccagtatgtcacacggaaggccatcaaaggaagtgtccttgcagatcatcttgctcatcagccattagaagagtatcagtcaatgaagtttgactttcctgatgaagatatcatgagaCTGGATGATaacgaaggacccgaaccaggagagcgatggactctcacgttcgatg ctagagtatgctttgattgcacaaacaatgtcgcagaatacgaagcttgcataatgggtctcgaagcggccattgatatgaggatcaagatccttgaggtgtatggggattctgccttggttatacatcaagtgagaggtgattgggaaacacgacatcccaatttagttccttatagggactatatcttggagttgttgcccgctttcgaggaaatcactttcaatcacatcccccgagaggaaaatcaattggcagatgctttggctactttggcggctatgttcagagttagttcCCCTAAAGAAGtaccagacataacgatcctccgttacaaggaacctgcccatgtattccctgctcattgtctcactactgaagatgtgtatgatgaaaagccatggtattacgacatcaagaggtatgttgagaagcaagagtatcccgaagatgctacgattggtgataagcgaacgcttcgaaggttagcatccaagttcttcttgtcaggagacgtcctgtacaaaagaaactatgattcagttttgctcagatgcgtggatagacacgaagcggaattgatcatgcgggaaattcatgaaggatcttttggcacTCACTCCAATGGACATTCTATGGCAAAAAAGATCTTACGAGCAGGGTATTATTGGATGacaattgaaagtgattgtt cttggccctttgctatgtggggcatagacatgatcggacggatagagccgcaagcttcgaatggacacagatttattcttgttgctatcgactacttcaccaaatgggttgaagctgcttcttacaagaatgtaaccaagcaagtcgttactcgcttcatcaagaaagagatcatgtgccgatatggggttccaaacaagatcatcactgataatgggtccaatcttaataacaagatgatggcggagttgtgtgaagagttcaagattgaacatcacaattcatcaccctatcggccaaagatgaatggcgcagttgaagctgctaacaagaatataaagaagat tcttgtctacggtatggaggccgtactacctgtcgaagtggaaatcccttcattgagagtcttgatggacgccaaactcgatgaaacggaatgggttcaaacgaggcttgatcatctcaatctaattgaggagaaacgcttatctgctatctgccatggccagttgtaccaaaagaggatcaagaaagcgtatgacaagaagattcggcctcgagaattccacacaggtgacctagttgtaaggaagatcttgccaattcacacagatccaaggggcaaatggactcccaactatgagggaccatacattgtgaagaaatcattttcaggtggtgctttaatcctgacgaagatggatggggaagacgttccgcttccagtcaattcagactcagtcaaaaaa